The Stenotrophomonas maltophilia sequence CTTCCAGCTGAACGGCGATGTCGTCGATCACCTTCGGCTGGTTCTCCGGGTTCTTCAGGCTGTTGGCGTGGCTGGCGTCGATCATCAGGCGCGCCGGCAGCTTGGCCTTGGCCAGCACTTGGCAGGCCTCGGCAACACTGCCTGCGTCGTAGTTCGGCTGCTTGCCGCCCCGCAGGATCACATGGCAATCCGGATTGCCGGTGGTCGACACGATGGCGGTGCCGCCCTGCTTGGTGACCGACAGGAAGTGATGCGGATTGGACGCCGCGCCCACCGCGTCAGCAGCGATCTTCACGTTGCCATCGGTGCCGTTCTTGAAGCCGACCGGGCACGACAGCCCCGAGGCCAGCTCACGATGCACCTGGCTTTCGGTGGTGCGTGCACCGATCGCGCCCCACGCCACCAGGTCGGCGATGTACTGCGGCGAGATCACGTCAAGGAACTCGACACCGGCCGGCAGGCCGAGCTTGTTGATGTCGCGCAGCAGGCCACGAGCAACGCGCAGGCCCTTGTCGATCTTGAAGCTGCCATCCAGGTCCGGGTCGTTGATCAGGCCCTTCCAGCCCACCGTGGTGCGCGGCTTCTCGAAGTACACGCGCATGACGATTTCCAGTTCGCCGGCCAGCGCATCGCGCAGCGGCTTCAGGCGCTGGGCGTACTCGATGGCGGCCTTCGGGTCGTGGATCGAGCACGGGCCCACCACCACTGCCAGGCGGTCGTCACGGCCGTGCAGGATCTGGTGCAGGGCCGCGCGCGAGGCGCTGACGGTGTCGGAGGCTTCATCGTCACAGGGCAGCATCGCCAGCAGCTGGGCAGGCGGTGTCAGCGGTTCGATGGTGCGGATACGCAGGTCGTCGGTGTGCGGGGGCATTGGGGGAGGTCTCCGGAACGTTGAGGGTCCCCAGCGTGGCGGCATGAAAAAAGCCGCCAGGTTCGCTGGCGGCTTTCGGGAATGCGTCTGAAACTTTCTTCAGGGTGAGCGCAGTCCTTCCTCCGCCAGTGGCTTCGGAAAGTAATACCAGTAAAAGCTGGTGGGGGCTGCGTTCATGGGTTCTATTGATAGCACAGCTTTTGCGCAGTGCAAAATGTTTCATCCGCAACTGGGGGCGCGGTTCAGGCGGTACCGAGCGTCCACGCGCGTCCGTTCAGCCGTGGGCTCTCACAGGACTACCGCCCGCGAGGATTCGATCGTCATAGCCGTTCGGGTACCAGTATCGATAGGGCCGCCCGTCCTCAGTCTCAGCTTCATGTTGTTCGATCAGCCCAGGATCCACCCAGGACGGCAATCGATCACGGTCGGACCGGTGCACGAAGTCAGGGCAGCTCACCTCTTCCCTCACCTCAATCTCGTTCTGCACCATCGCCAGATGGATCGCCTCGAAGTCTCCAGCCACATGCACATACTGACCGGTCTC is a genomic window containing:
- a CDS encoding 3-deoxy-7-phosphoheptulonate synthase, with translation MPPHTDDLRIRTIEPLTPPAQLLAMLPCDDEASDTVSASRAALHQILHGRDDRLAVVVGPCSIHDPKAAIEYAQRLKPLRDALAGELEIVMRVYFEKPRTTVGWKGLINDPDLDGSFKIDKGLRVARGLLRDINKLGLPAGVEFLDVISPQYIADLVAWGAIGARTTESQVHRELASGLSCPVGFKNGTDGNVKIAADAVGAASNPHHFLSVTKQGGTAIVSTTGNPDCHVILRGGKQPNYDAGSVAEACQVLAKAKLPARLMIDASHANSLKNPENQPKVIDDIAVQLEDGEQRIVGVMIESHLVGGRQELVEGQPLVYGQSITDGCIDWDTTVTVLERLAAAVRARRDVKVSEAA